From Natronoarchaeum philippinense, the proteins below share one genomic window:
- a CDS encoding phosphate uptake regulator PhoU — MTTNGTNEPIERKVQLTGGSTYTISLPKEWATDNGVETGTPLDIYAADDRIVAARKSGAEGRTVEIDAGDCTPDALGDTVLTAYVAGYDEIVLTSPIEFDAERRRAVRAAVTRLVGVEIQSQTPTRIEIRSLLDGAEVSLRQTVVQMRLTALTMHEDAVRAVVEGDADLARRVIDQDDDVDRLFGLVSRQFHRGLADFRAAVAFDVDRLDAFAYYRIARQLERIADHAEKIAGVAERRSEAPPADLGDELTDLGERAREIVRTALDEQLDDPSLSGLQDADARRDAVLDDASGIDRRLYDGDVEEAHLLATVLDSVRRTAEYGANVAEMGLQSALRTTDTEGADEDALSS, encoded by the coding sequence ATGACGACGAACGGAACCAACGAGCCGATCGAGCGAAAGGTCCAGCTCACCGGCGGTTCGACGTACACTATCTCCTTGCCGAAGGAGTGGGCGACCGACAACGGCGTCGAAACCGGGACACCGCTGGACATCTACGCGGCCGACGACCGGATCGTCGCCGCGCGAAAGTCCGGTGCGGAGGGCCGTACCGTCGAGATCGACGCGGGCGACTGTACGCCCGACGCGCTGGGCGATACGGTGTTGACGGCCTATGTCGCGGGCTACGACGAGATCGTTCTCACCAGCCCGATCGAGTTCGACGCCGAGCGTCGGCGTGCCGTCCGCGCTGCGGTGACCCGCCTCGTCGGCGTCGAGATCCAGTCCCAGACGCCGACTCGTATCGAGATCCGGAGCCTGCTCGACGGCGCCGAGGTGTCGCTGCGCCAGACGGTCGTCCAGATGCGCCTGACCGCCCTGACGATGCACGAGGACGCCGTCCGCGCAGTCGTCGAGGGCGACGCCGATCTCGCCCGGCGCGTGATCGACCAAGACGACGACGTGGATCGGCTGTTCGGACTGGTGAGCCGCCAGTTCCACCGCGGGCTGGCCGACTTCCGGGCCGCGGTCGCGTTCGACGTCGATCGGCTCGACGCCTTCGCGTACTACCGTATCGCCCGCCAGCTAGAGCGCATCGCCGACCACGCCGAGAAGATCGCTGGCGTCGCCGAGCGCCGGTCGGAGGCGCCCCCGGCGGATCTGGGCGACGAACTGACCGACCTCGGCGAGCGCGCCCGCGAGATCGTCCGGACGGCGCTGGACGAACAACTCGACGACCCCTCGCTGTCGGGCCTGCAGGACGCCGACGCGCGCCGGGACGCCGTCCTCGACGACGCCTCGGGGATCGACCGGCGCCTCTACGACGGCGATGTCGAGGAGGCGCACCTGCTGGCGACGGTGCTCGACAGCGTTCGGCGGACCGCCGAGTACGGCGCCAACGTCGCCGAGATGGGACTCCAGTCCGCGCTACGCACCACCGACACCGAGGGCGCCGACGAGGACGCCCTGTCGAGTTGA
- a CDS encoding universal stress protein, which translates to MYDDILVPTDGSDGTEQTLDHAIEIADNHDARLHALSVIDRRVYLAAEDEERDDVMATLRGQAEDAIERVEERLDDAGVEFTTAIADGTPHKEILSYAEENDADLIAIGTHGRTGRDRLENLGSVTERVVEDAERTVLVVSIGE; encoded by the coding sequence ATGTACGACGACATTCTGGTGCCGACCGACGGGAGCGACGGGACCGAACAGACGCTGGACCACGCCATCGAGATCGCCGACAATCACGACGCCCGGCTGCACGCGCTCTCGGTGATCGACCGACGGGTCTACCTCGCCGCCGAGGACGAGGAGCGCGACGACGTGATGGCCACGCTACGCGGGCAAGCCGAGGACGCCATCGAGCGCGTCGAGGAGCGACTGGACGACGCCGGCGTCGAGTTCACGACGGCGATCGCCGACGGGACGCCCCACAAGGAGATCCTGTCCTACGCCGAGGAGAACGATGCCGATCTGATCGCCATCGGCACCCACGGCCGGACCGGGCGGGACCGGTTAGAGAACCTCGGCAGCGTCACCGAGCGCGTCGTCGAGGACGCCGAACGGACGGTGCTGGTGGTCTCGATCGGGGAGTAG
- a CDS encoding DUF1611 domain-containing protein, translating into MRVALLAHERFPDDAKTALGILRYAEHDVAAVLDRDTAGTRVNEHVPDVQDAPIVSDIDAVDAPIDALIVGVAPIGGGFEPSWRPDVVGALERGCDVIAGLHYFLAEDEEFARLADENDCELRDVRKPPEDLTVSEGRAGEVDAEVILTVGTDCNTGKMTTTMELARAAAEAGHDAAVVPTGQTGIMIEGWGVPIDRTISDFTAGAVERMILEAGDDHDYLFVEGQGSIVHPAYSAVTCGILHGAMADRLVLCHEAGREAIHGYEDFPLPPIETYVDRYENLAAPVHETEVAAGALNTSAYDEPAALDAVDEFADAIDAPAADPIRQGVDDLLEVLL; encoded by the coding sequence ATGCGAGTCGCACTTCTGGCGCACGAGCGATTCCCCGACGACGCCAAGACCGCGCTCGGCATCCTCCGGTACGCCGAGCACGACGTGGCCGCGGTGCTGGATCGAGATACCGCCGGGACGCGGGTCAACGAGCACGTTCCAGACGTGCAGGACGCACCGATCGTCTCGGATATCGACGCCGTCGACGCGCCGATCGACGCGCTGATCGTCGGCGTCGCCCCGATCGGCGGCGGCTTCGAACCGTCGTGGCGTCCCGACGTAGTCGGCGCTCTCGAACGCGGCTGTGACGTAATCGCCGGCCTGCACTACTTCCTCGCCGAGGACGAGGAGTTCGCCCGACTGGCCGACGAGAACGACTGCGAACTCCGGGACGTGCGCAAACCGCCTGAGGATCTCACGGTCAGCGAGGGCCGGGCCGGCGAGGTCGACGCCGAAGTGATCCTCACCGTCGGCACCGACTGCAACACCGGCAAGATGACGACGACGATGGAACTGGCCCGCGCCGCCGCCGAAGCCGGCCACGACGCCGCCGTCGTGCCGACGGGCCAGACCGGCATCATGATCGAGGGGTGGGGCGTCCCGATCGACCGGACGATCTCGGATTTCACCGCCGGCGCCGTCGAGCGAATGATCCTCGAAGCCGGCGACGACCACGACTACCTCTTCGTCGAGGGGCAGGGTAGCATCGTCCACCCGGCCTACTCGGCGGTGACCTGTGGCATCCTCCACGGCGCGATGGCCGACAGACTGGTGCTCTGTCACGAGGCCGGCCGCGAGGCGATCCACGGCTACGAGGACTTTCCCCTGCCGCCGATCGAGACCTACGTCGACCGGTACGAGAATCTCGCCGCGCCCGTCCACGAAACCGAAGTCGCCGCCGGCGCGCTCAACACCTCGGCGTACGACGAGCCGGCGGCGCTCGACGCCGTCGACGAGTTTGCCGACGCCATCGACGCGCCCGCCGCCGACCCGATCCGACAGGGCGTCGACGACTTACTGGAGGTCCTGCTGTGA
- a CDS encoding dipeptide epimerase yields the protein MTLDADFETLSLDTERPFTIARGTTETVEYPLVRISDGEGNEGIGGAAPARHYGETAETVAAVLPDLLDAVAEVGDPHALARIERRLAEVVQRNPAARGAVSVALHDLAAKRAGLPLYRLWGLDPDRAPETSYTVGLDDVETMANHAREAVDRGFSTLKVKLGTDRDREIVRTIRSAAPDAALRVDANEAWSRAEAVRMAEFLADFGVELLEQPVPADEPDALRRVYEASPLPIAADESCIRLPDVPAVADRADVIVIKLSKCASLREARRMIHAAEANGLDAMLGCMVEANPSIAAMAHLAPLATYADLDGSLLLDDDPFDGVPMPDGEIDLAALDSPGTGVRER from the coding sequence GTGACGCTCGACGCCGACTTCGAGACGCTCTCGCTCGACACGGAACGTCCATTCACGATCGCCCGCGGGACGACCGAAACCGTCGAGTACCCGCTCGTCAGGATCAGCGACGGCGAGGGCAACGAGGGGATCGGCGGCGCGGCGCCGGCCCGCCACTACGGCGAGACCGCCGAGACGGTGGCGGCCGTCCTCCCCGATCTGCTCGACGCCGTCGCGGAAGTCGGCGATCCCCACGCGCTCGCCCGGATCGAGCGCAGGCTCGCCGAGGTCGTCCAGCGGAACCCCGCCGCCCGCGGCGCCGTCAGCGTCGCGCTCCACGATCTCGCGGCCAAGCGCGCCGGGCTCCCGTTGTACCGGCTGTGGGGACTCGACCCCGACCGGGCGCCCGAGACCTCCTACACCGTCGGCCTCGACGACGTGGAGACGATGGCCAACCACGCCCGCGAGGCGGTCGATCGGGGCTTCTCGACGCTGAAAGTCAAACTCGGAACCGACCGGGACCGCGAGATCGTCCGAACGATCCGCTCGGCCGCGCCCGACGCCGCCCTGCGGGTCGACGCCAACGAGGCGTGGTCCCGCGCCGAGGCCGTTCGGATGGCCGAGTTTCTGGCGGACTTCGGCGTCGAACTGCTCGAACAGCCCGTCCCGGCCGACGAGCCCGACGCCCTGCGCCGGGTCTACGAGGCCTCGCCGCTCCCGATCGCGGCCGACGAGAGCTGTATTCGACTGCCGGACGTGCCCGCCGTCGCCGACCGCGCCGACGTGATCGTCATCAAGCTCTCGAAGTGCGCGAGCCTGCGCGAGGCACGGCGGATGATCCACGCCGCCGAGGCCAACGGGCTCGACGCCATGCTGGGCTGTATGGTCGAGGCCAACCCCTCGATCGCTGCGATGGCCCACCTCGCCCCGCTGGCGACGTACGCCGATCTCGACGGCTCGCTGCTCCTTGACGATGACCCCTTCGACGGCGTCCCGATGCCCGACGGCGAGATCGACCTCGCGGCTCTCGACAGTCCCGGCACCGGCGTCCGCGAGCGATGA
- a CDS encoding aldo/keto reductase has translation MQRRRLGDTGWNVTEIGLGTWNVGSDWGDVSEEEGRAAIRAALDEGVDFVDTADVYGDGRSERLIREVLAEHDAEPTVATKAGRRLDPHVAADYDREHIEQFVDRSRENLGVETLDLLQLHCPPTDAYYQPETFDALADLADAGKIDQYGVSVERVEEALKAIEYPGVETIQIIFNPFRQRPAELFFEEAKRRDIGVIVRVPLASGLLTGKLDRDTEFAEDDHRNYNRDGDAFDVGETFAGVPYDVGLDAVEKLRPLVPEEMTMAQFTLRWILDHDAVSTVIPGSTDPEHVAQNVAAAGFDSLSHETHGAVRDIYDAHVREHVHQRW, from the coding sequence ATGCAACGGCGACGACTCGGCGACACCGGCTGGAACGTGACGGAGATCGGACTCGGAACGTGGAACGTCGGCTCGGACTGGGGCGACGTGTCCGAGGAGGAAGGCCGCGCCGCGATCCGCGCGGCGCTCGACGAGGGCGTCGACTTCGTCGACACGGCCGACGTGTACGGCGACGGCCGCAGCGAACGGCTCATCCGCGAGGTGCTGGCCGAGCACGACGCCGAGCCGACGGTCGCAACGAAGGCCGGACGCCGCCTCGATCCCCACGTCGCGGCGGACTACGACCGCGAGCACATCGAGCAGTTCGTCGACCGGAGCCGCGAGAACCTCGGCGTCGAGACGCTGGATCTGCTGCAACTGCACTGCCCGCCGACCGACGCCTACTACCAGCCCGAGACGTTCGACGCGCTGGCCGACCTCGCCGACGCCGGCAAGATCGACCAGTACGGCGTCAGCGTCGAGCGCGTCGAGGAGGCGCTCAAGGCCATCGAGTATCCGGGCGTCGAGACGATCCAGATCATCTTCAACCCGTTCCGCCAGCGCCCCGCGGAACTGTTCTTCGAGGAGGCCAAACGCCGCGACATCGGCGTCATCGTGCGCGTCCCGCTCGCCTCGGGCCTGCTGACGGGCAAACTCGACCGTGACACCGAGTTCGCCGAGGACGACCACCGCAACTACAACCGCGACGGCGACGCCTTCGACGTCGGCGAGACGTTCGCGGGCGTCCCCTACGATGTCGGCCTCGACGCCGTCGAGAAACTCCGCCCGCTCGTGCCCGAGGAGATGACGATGGCCCAGTTCACGCTCCGCTGGATTCTCGATCACGACGCCGTCTCGACTGTGATCCCCGGCTCGACCGATCCCGAACACGTCGCTCAGAACGTCGCGGCCGCCGGCTTCGACTCCCTGTCGCACGAAACTCACGGCGCGGTCCGCGACATCTACGACGCCCACGTCCGCGAGCACGTCCACCAGCGCTGGTGA
- a CDS encoding threonyl-tRNA synthetase editing domain-containing protein, whose product MRLLAVHADRVAYEAVQPAGPGNAENPAGLGDAESPATAPTAGELGECVVAFVGVEREDRADIDAAAKAAATEIDAIADKLGTDAIAVLPKEGLLDDPAPAAVAAAALAAVESALDGDRELLRAPVGWRLAIECKRKGHPFAEQSRRVVPQRGDGRGRHGDAETVDALSTLGLATADPATNERVVRWHPRGQFLRTAIERHAAKVLADAGAATVSTPDIGVHAAADRRGDVSAADRQDDAAVTDAIVGPADDDQLLRPGLHGGVLSSLADADGGPSEFSETVRWSPAVAANVGPEPFGQRVRPEYHGRFPDEAGAIESFQTLAGVAADATAALDSTASGELQLTESFEREHPQFADQLDAGLDGEVRVETVPDDARYWAARLSFVAAREDGRDRQFGSVELDTATPTRFGIEAEVNEEPPVLVHAAPVGDVEGTIAALAVRATASERVGLPVWLAPTQVRLVPIDDRHVGVCEDAADELRSADVRADIDAREATVGERLDRADRERVPYVAVAGDREAGGETLPVRVLETGREERVSVGALAERVLADSGGRRASARPVPERVDRR is encoded by the coding sequence ATGCGATTGCTCGCCGTCCACGCCGATCGCGTCGCCTACGAGGCCGTCCAGCCGGCCGGCCCCGGGAACGCCGAAAACCCGGCCGGCCTCGGGGACGCCGAGAGCCCGGCCACAGCGCCGACGGCGGGCGAACTGGGTGAGTGCGTCGTCGCCTTCGTCGGCGTCGAGCGGGAAGATCGGGCCGACATCGACGCCGCCGCGAAGGCGGCCGCCACGGAGATTGATGCTATTGCCGACAAACTGGGCACAGACGCCATCGCGGTGCTCCCGAAAGAGGGACTACTCGACGACCCCGCGCCGGCAGCGGTCGCCGCGGCGGCGCTGGCGGCCGTCGAAAGCGCGCTCGACGGCGACCGAGAGCTGCTTCGGGCGCCCGTCGGCTGGCGGCTTGCAATCGAGTGCAAGCGCAAGGGCCATCCCTTCGCCGAGCAATCTCGGCGCGTAGTGCCCCAGCGGGGAGATGGCCGGGGCCGCCACGGCGACGCCGAGACGGTCGACGCGCTCTCGACGCTCGGGCTGGCGACAGCCGATCCCGCGACCAACGAACGAGTCGTTCGCTGGCATCCCAGAGGACAGTTCCTCCGAACGGCGATCGAACGGCACGCCGCCAAAGTGCTCGCAGATGCCGGCGCCGCCACTGTGTCGACGCCCGACATCGGCGTCCACGCGGCCGCCGACCGGCGGGGTGACGTTTCGGCTGCTGATCGACAAGACGACGCCGCCGTGACCGATGCGATCGTCGGCCCGGCAGACGACGACCAACTGCTCCGGCCGGGCCTCCACGGCGGCGTCCTGTCGTCCCTCGCGGATGCCGACGGTGGGCCATCCGAGTTTTCCGAGACCGTCCGCTGGTCACCGGCGGTGGCTGCCAACGTCGGACCGGAGCCGTTCGGCCAACGAGTTCGCCCGGAGTACCACGGCCGGTTCCCGGACGAGGCGGGAGCGATCGAGTCGTTCCAGACGCTCGCGGGCGTCGCCGCAGACGCGACGGCTGCGCTCGATTCGACCGCTTCGGGGGAGCTACAGCTTACCGAGTCGTTCGAGCGCGAGCACCCCCAGTTCGCCGACCAACTCGACGCCGGTCTCGACGGCGAGGTGCGCGTCGAGACGGTTCCCGACGACGCCCGGTACTGGGCGGCGCGGCTGTCGTTCGTCGCCGCGCGCGAGGACGGCCGTGATCGGCAGTTCGGAAGCGTCGAACTCGACACCGCGACGCCGACGCGCTTTGGCATCGAAGCGGAGGTGAATGAGGAGCCACCGGTGCTGGTCCACGCCGCGCCGGTCGGTGACGTGGAGGGGACGATCGCCGCGCTCGCGGTCCGCGCGACGGCGTCCGAACGCGTCGGACTGCCGGTCTGGTTGGCACCGACACAGGTTCGGCTGGTGCCGATCGACGACCGCCACGTCGGCGTCTGCGAGGACGCCGCCGACGAGTTGCGATCGGCGGACGTGCGAGCTGACATCGACGCCCGGGAGGCGACCGTCGGCGAACGTCTCGACCGCGCGGATCGGGAGCGGGTGCCCTATGTCGCTGTCGCCGGGGACCGCGAAGCAGGTGGGGAGACGCTCCCGGTCAGGGTGCTCGAAACCGGGCGCGAGGAACGAGTGTCGGTCGGCGCGCTCGCCGAGCGAGTGCTGGCGGACAGCGGCGGCCGGCGGGCATCGGCACGCCCGGTGCCCGAACGCGTCGACCGGCGCTAG
- a CDS encoding PspA/IM30 family protein has product MGVLSRASYVIRSKINAVLNRAEDPSETLDYSYEQLRDELQDVKKGIADLTTQKKRLEMQKRRLEENVEKHNEQARQAVSQDREDLARQALEKKKTKMTQIEELEGQIAELQQTQDQLAEQKETLQQRIEEFRTKKETIKARHEAAEASARVSEAVTGAGDQFQDVNRAIERAEENTEELEARSAALDELQEEGVLEDQLSDKSDLERELEDVTTQGQVDAELETLKADMDKESESSTDGGPEVEDAPTDLEAELSESEGGADISDEEIESELSDLKDRDQSS; this is encoded by the coding sequence ATGGGAGTACTCTCGCGCGCCTCGTACGTCATCCGATCGAAGATCAACGCAGTTCTCAACAGGGCCGAAGACCCCTCTGAGACGCTCGATTACTCCTACGAGCAGTTGCGCGACGAGCTGCAGGACGTGAAAAAGGGGATCGCAGACCTGACGACCCAGAAAAAGCGTCTGGAGATGCAAAAGCGCCGGCTCGAAGAAAACGTCGAGAAACACAACGAGCAGGCCCGGCAGGCCGTCTCGCAGGATCGGGAGGATCTGGCCCGGCAGGCGCTGGAGAAAAAGAAGACGAAGATGACCCAGATCGAGGAGTTGGAGGGTCAGATCGCCGAACTCCAGCAGACCCAAGACCAGTTGGCGGAGCAAAAGGAGACGCTCCAGCAGCGCATCGAGGAGTTCCGGACGAAAAAGGAGACGATCAAGGCGCGCCACGAGGCCGCCGAGGCCAGCGCGCGCGTCTCCGAGGCCGTGACGGGCGCCGGCGACCAGTTCCAAGACGTCAATCGCGCAATCGAGCGCGCAGAGGAAAACACCGAGGAACTGGAGGCCCGCTCGGCCGCACTCGACGAACTGCAGGAGGAAGGCGTCCTCGAAGACCAGCTTTCGGATAAGAGCGACCTCGAACGCGAACTCGAAGACGTCACCACGCAGGGGCAGGTCGACGCCGAACTGGAGACGCTGAAAGCCGACATGGACAAGGAGTCCGAATCCAGCACCGATGGCGGTCCCGAGGTCGAGGACGCACCGACCGATCTAGAGGCCGAACTGTCCGAAAGCGAGGGCGGCGCCGACATCTCCGACGAGGAGATCGAATCCGAGCTGAGTGACCTCAAGGACCGCGACCAGAGCTCCTGA
- a CDS encoding alpha/beta hydrolase has protein sequence MSRPVLLPGTRDARGRLDEAGGDAAVVACPPHPQHGGSRADPRLRAVSDALVERGIDCLRFDYGPWDEGVGERTDASAAVDWAADRYDAVGLFGYSFGAAIALATAAAPSSAPADAPPHDGVDALSALAPPASLGDDLDAVAALDRIECPVQIVAGERDDTVDWAPVAARAAELGHAVDRRAADHFFVGRYDEIARRVAAFLAPRLDA, from the coding sequence ATGTCACGACCAGTGCTCCTCCCCGGGACGCGAGACGCACGGGGTCGACTCGACGAGGCCGGCGGCGACGCCGCCGTGGTCGCGTGTCCGCCCCATCCACAACACGGCGGCAGCCGCGCCGATCCGCGGCTTCGAGCCGTCTCGGACGCCCTCGTCGAGCGCGGCATCGACTGCTTGCGCTTCGACTACGGCCCGTGGGACGAGGGCGTCGGCGAGCGCACCGACGCCAGCGCCGCCGTCGACTGGGCCGCCGACCGCTACGACGCCGTCGGCCTGTTCGGCTACAGCTTCGGCGCCGCCATCGCGCTGGCGACGGCCGCAGCCCCGAGTTCCGCCCCTGCCGACGCCCCGCCTCACGACGGCGTCGACGCGCTCTCGGCGCTCGCCCCGCCGGCTTCACTCGGCGACGATCTCGACGCCGTCGCGGCGCTCGACCGCATCGAGTGTCCGGTCCAGATCGTCGCCGGCGAGCGCGACGACACCGTCGACTGGGCGCCGGTCGCTGCGCGTGCGGCCGAACTGGGTCACGCGGTCGACCGCCGGGCCGCCGATCACTTCTTCGTCGGCCGGTACGACGAGATCGCCCGCCGCGTCGCGGCGTTTCTGGCGCCGCGGCTCGACGCCTGA
- a CDS encoding PAS domain-containing sensor histidine kinase codes for MTDAPVETVLDSVVESTDGITYRRQRAGEQTLLDASDEVEALTGCAADTLADRGWLDAVAPDDRAALRDAVAGAAPGECVEETYRIRRTDGTSRRVRDRMTVSRDDSSVLEGFVVDVTDRRIDAEDGTASTTAATDSVAQAQRDAALLDAIFERIPVHLYVKDGDAVHQRVSEHLDRSEAYVGKTDLEIDEVADKHARQAYEDDLQVIQNGASVLDKEEHLPLLEQWNLTSKVPLRDGGEVTGLVGVTREITERKRTQRELRRKTERLEEFADVVTHDIRTPLTAARDHLRSLEQAEDPDGAAVDEHLSAITDAIERASDIVDDVLALSRYGRGEIDPESVSLAALAEQAWEVVGTPEATLERPDGDAVIRADRAQLRQLLESLLSNAVEHGGDGTAVAVEILDGQAAGSDRQANSAGGFAVVDDGPGIPCGEREHVFEPAYTTREDGTGFGLAIVEEIADAHGWSVSVGEGDAGGTRIEVTGIEHAAEDHPDADA; via the coding sequence ATGACCGACGCCCCCGTCGAGACGGTGCTCGACTCGGTCGTCGAGTCGACCGACGGCATCACCTACCGACGACAGCGGGCGGGCGAGCAGACGCTTCTCGATGCCAGCGACGAGGTCGAGGCGCTGACAGGCTGTGCGGCCGACACGCTGGCCGACCGGGGCTGGCTCGACGCGGTCGCTCCCGACGACAGGGCCGCGCTTCGGGACGCCGTCGCGGGGGCAGCGCCCGGCGAATGCGTCGAGGAGACCTACCGAATCCGCCGGACGGACGGCACGTCCCGGCGCGTCCGCGACCGAATGACCGTGAGCCGAGACGACTCGTCGGTGCTGGAGGGGTTCGTCGTCGACGTGACCGACCGGCGGATCGACGCCGAGGACGGGACGGCGTCGACGACCGCCGCGACGGACTCAGTGGCACAGGCCCAGCGCGACGCCGCACTGCTCGACGCTATCTTCGAACGTATCCCGGTCCACCTGTACGTCAAAGACGGCGACGCCGTCCACCAGCGGGTGAGCGAACATCTCGACCGGAGCGAGGCCTACGTCGGCAAGACGGATCTGGAGATCGACGAAGTGGCCGATAAACACGCCAGACAAGCCTACGAAGACGACCTGCAGGTGATACAAAACGGCGCGTCGGTGCTGGACAAAGAGGAGCACTTGCCGTTGCTGGAACAGTGGAATCTCACCTCGAAGGTACCACTCCGTGACGGCGGCGAGGTGACGGGACTGGTCGGCGTCACGCGGGAGATCACAGAGCGCAAACGCACCCAGCGAGAGTTGCGCCGAAAGACCGAACGGTTAGAGGAGTTTGCCGATGTCGTGACGCACGATATCCGAACGCCGCTGACGGCCGCACGCGATCACCTGCGCTCGCTGGAGCAAGCGGAGGACCCGGACGGCGCGGCCGTCGACGAGCATCTCTCGGCGATCACGGACGCGATCGAGAGAGCGAGCGACATCGTCGACGACGTACTCGCGCTCTCCAGATACGGGCGGGGTGAGATCGACCCCGAGTCGGTGTCGCTGGCCGCGCTCGCCGAGCAGGCGTGGGAAGTCGTCGGGACGCCCGAAGCCACGCTCGAACGGCCGGACGGCGACGCCGTCATCCGAGCTGACAGGGCACAGCTTCGACAGCTACTGGAGAGCCTGCTCTCGAACGCAGTGGAACACGGCGGCGACGGCACCGCAGTCGCGGTCGAGATACTCGATGGGCAAGCCGCGGGCAGCGATCGTCAGGCGAATTCGGCGGGCGGATTCGCAGTGGTCGACGACGGCCCCGGAATCCCGTGCGGGGAGCGCGAGCACGTCTTCGAGCCGGCCTACACCACACGCGAGGACGGCACCGGGTTCGGGCTGGCGATCGTCGAGGAGATCGCCGACGCTCACGGGTGGTCAGTCTCGGTCGGAGAGGGTGATGCTGGGGGGACACGCATCGAGGTGACCGGGATCGAGCACGCGGCCGAAGACCATCCCGACGCAGACGCCTGA
- a CDS encoding ATP-binding protein: MTPRRGAPGDQHGEDRPLSDALASTVAAMPGTVYRRDADGDQPIAAATDGIESLTGYGADALDGDERGWLDLVHPDDRAGLRATIEDATPGEEAEATYRIQCEGGEERWVTDRLTIADDGATIDGIVLDATEGIAHDRADAELLADILEAVPVHIYVKDTAGRHRKVSDFLERSDELIGKRDADLEFVDDEHGRRATETDMQVIETGEPVIDEEEYLPKIDHWNLTSKVPIRDADGEVTGLIGVTRRITERKRAQQELHRKTERLEEFADIVSHDIQNPLSVAMGYAELARDADDREEYLIEVADALGRADDIVDDVLALSRRELALDLEPVSMCGVAQSAWRSVATGTATLSLPDEDREILADRSQLSRLLENLFKNAVEHGTASSSQPPARKSAPARDDGPLIAVELLPTGVAVVDDGPGIPAEKREQIFETAYTTSESGAGLGLGIVEEVVDAHGWSISVGGGQPGDGSEEYGGARFEITGVEEPNTDTTDQTATEERE, encoded by the coding sequence GCCGCGATGCCGGGGACGGTGTACCGGCGGGACGCCGACGGCGACCAGCCGATCGCGGCAGCGACTGACGGCATCGAGTCGCTGACGGGCTACGGCGCCGACGCGCTCGATGGCGACGAGCGGGGGTGGCTCGATCTCGTTCACCCTGACGACCGGGCGGGGCTTCGCGCGACCATCGAGGACGCGACTCCGGGCGAAGAGGCCGAGGCGACCTACCGGATCCAATGTGAGGGCGGCGAGGAGCGCTGGGTAACCGATCGGCTGACGATCGCCGACGACGGGGCGACGATCGACGGAATCGTCCTCGACGCGACCGAGGGCATCGCCCACGACCGAGCCGACGCCGAGCTGCTGGCAGACATCCTCGAGGCGGTCCCCGTCCACATCTACGTCAAAGATACGGCGGGACGCCACCGGAAAGTCAGCGACTTTCTCGAGCGCTCGGACGAACTGATCGGCAAGCGCGACGCCGACCTCGAGTTCGTGGACGACGAGCACGGACGGCGGGCGACCGAGACCGATATGCAGGTGATCGAGACCGGCGAGCCGGTCATCGACGAAGAGGAGTATCTCCCGAAGATCGACCACTGGAATCTCACCTCGAAGGTGCCGATTCGAGACGCCGATGGCGAGGTGACGGGACTGATCGGCGTCACGCGACGGATTACCGAACGCAAGCGCGCTCAACAGGAGCTACACCGAAAGACCGAGCGGCTGGAGGAGTTTGCCGACATCGTGAGCCACGACATCCAGAACCCGCTCTCGGTCGCCATGGGGTACGCCGAACTCGCGCGCGACGCCGACGATCGCGAGGAGTATCTCATCGAGGTGGCCGACGCACTCGGACGCGCCGACGACATCGTCGACGACGTGCTCGCACTCTCCCGACGAGAGTTGGCGCTCGATCTCGAACCAGTCTCGATGTGCGGCGTCGCACAGAGCGCTTGGCGAAGCGTGGCGACGGGGACAGCGACACTGTCGCTACCGGACGAGGATCGCGAAATACTTGCCGACCGATCGCAGCTCTCGCGGCTGCTGGAGAACCTGTTCAAGAACGCCGTCGAGCACGGGACAGCGTCGAGCTCACAACCTCCTGCCCGAAAATCGGCACCGGCCCGCGACGACGGACCGTTGATCGCAGTCGAGTTGCTGCCGACGGGAGTCGCCGTCGTCGACGACGGCCCGGGCATCCCGGCCGAGAAACGCGAGCAGATCTTCGAGACCGCGTACACGACCAGCGAGTCGGGCGCCGGACTCGGGCTCGGCATCGTCGAGGAAGTGGTCGACGCTCACGGCTGGTCGATCTCGGTCGGCGGCGGCCAGCCCGGCGACGGCAGCGAGGAGTACGGGGGCGCCCGGTTCGAGATTACCGGCGTCGAAGAACCAAACACAGATACCACTGACCAAACCGCAACGGAGGAGCGAGAATGA